The Candidatus Neomarinimicrobiota bacterium genome contains the following window.
GAAGGTAGAGGAGCAGAAGCTCCCGGAACTGGACGACGAGTTCGCGGAGCATGTGCAAGGCGAATCGTCAACGTACGATGAACTGCGGACGGAAATTCAGAAAAATATCCAGTCCCAGTTGGATGATGATGCCAATAACCAGCTCCAGCAGAAGATTGCGCACCAGTTCGTGACCAATTCCGAGGTGGAAGTGCCGGAGTCGATGGTTGATAACTACCTGGATATGCTCATAGAGGACGTGAAGCGTCAGCGAGAACAGGAAGGGCAGCCTCCGGAAATCGATGAGGAGGCGTTTAAGCAGAACTATCGTACCGATGCCATCTTTAATCTCAAGTGGCAGCTCATCAAAAAGCAGATAATCGAAGCAGAAGATCTGGAAGTCGAAGAGGAAGCGGTGGAAGCGCGAATCGATGAGGTGCTGGATAACTATCCCGAAGAGAATCGGGAGGCGGTAAAGAACCTGTACAAGAATCCGCAATATCGCCAGCGGATTGAGGAAGATTTACTGGACGATGTAGTAATGGATCACATCAAATCATTTGTTGAAATTGACGAAACACGAAAGACGACTACCGAAGCACGGCAGGAACAGGAAGCCCGACGGGCAGCAGAGTCCGCGGTAGATGAAGCCGGTTCGGTGGCTGAGGAGTTGAAATAAATGTACGTACCTATGGTCGTTGAGCAGACCGGGCGCTCGGAACGGGCGTATGACATCTATTCCCGTCTGCTTAAAGAGAGAATAATTTTTCTGGGATCCCCCATAAACGATAACGTATCGAGCCTGATAATCGCGCAGCTGATCTTTTTGGAAGCTGACGATCCGGAAAAGGACATCCAGATGTATATCAACACTCCCGGCGGCAGCGTGACGGCTGGCATGGGTATCTACGATACCATGCGTTACATCAAGCCGGATATCGCCACGACCTGCGTGGGGCAGGCGGCCAGTATGGGCGCCGTCCTGTTAGCCGCGGGGACCAAAGGAAAGCGGTCGGCGCTCCCTAACAGCCGGGTAATGATTCACCAGCCGTGGGGCGGTGTAGAAGGTCAGGCGAGTGATATCGAAATCCACGCCAAGGAACTCCTTGGAATGAAGAAGAAACTCAACGGTATTCTGGCGGAATTGACCGGCCAGGACGTGGACAAGGTGTCCAAAGATACCGATCGTAACTATTTTATGAGCGCTGACGAATCCATGGAATACGGATTGGTCGATAATATCCTGGAACAGCGGGAGCTCAAAACCGAGAAAGCTGAAGAATAAGGCCCAAGTGACGAATGGATTCCGATAAACCACAAGAGTCTCAAAACGAACATCAGTATTACTGCAGCTTTTGCGGACGAAGCGCTTCGGAGGTCGAAACGTTGGTCTCCGGCCCCGACGTATATATCTGTGAGCATTGCGTGCTGCATGCCATCGATATTATCAAGGATGATCTGAAGTCCACCAGCGTAAAGGGCCGCGTCGGGATGCCGACACCCCAGCAGATTAAGCAGGAGCTGGATCAGTATGTGATTGGCCAGGAAAACGCCAAACGGTCGATCTCCGTGGCGGTCTACAACCACTATAAGCGTATCCAGAACTACACGCCGTTCGACGAGGTGGAGCTGGAGAAGAGTAACATTCTGATGGTCGGCCCCACCGGGACTGGGAAGACACTCATCGCCCAGACGCTGGCGCGATTCCTGGAAGTTCCGTTCGCCATCGCGGATGCCACGGTGCTGACCGAGGCAGGTTATGTCGGGGAGGATGTGGAGAACATTCTTGTGCGGCTGTTGCAGTCTGCCGACTACGATGTCAAGAAGGCCGAGCGCGGGATTATCTACATTGACGAAGTGGACAAGATCGCCCGGAAGGACGCCAATGCTTCAATTACCAGGGATGTTTCTGGGGAGGGTGTCCAGCAGGCGCTGCTAAAGATGCTGGAGGGTACCACCGCCAGCGTACCGCCAAAAGGCGGACGGAAGCATCCGGAGCAGCACCTTATCAATATTGATACCCGGAACATCTTGTTCATCTGCGGCGGCGCATTTGACCATCTGGACGATATTGTCCGGCGACGCATCGGGAAGAAGTCCATGGGCTTTGACGTGGATATGGAAAACCCGGGACAGATTGAAATCTCCGAATTGCTGGCCAATGTGGAACCGGCGGATCTGCTTCAGTACGGTTTTATCCCGGAATTGGTCGGACGTCTGCCCATCGTGGCATCTCTGGAAGAACTCAGCAAGGATGCCCTGATGACCATCCTACAGCAGCCGAAAAATGCCTTGGTCAAACAGTATAAAAAGCTGTTTGAGATGGACGGGATCGAGCTCTCCTTCGAGGAGGATGCCCTGGAAGCCATCGTGGAGAAGTCCATGAAGCGTAAAACCGGCGCACGGGCTCTGCGGTCAGTGCTGGAAAACGTGATGCTGGATATCATGTACGATCTGCCGGATCGGCAGGATGTCGGCACCTGTGTAATCACAAAAGAGGTCGTCGAAGGGAAGGCTACACCGGAACTCATTCCAATGCGCAAGGGCGCGTAATCCACGTTTTGTTGCCAATAGTGTTAGTAAAACACCATTAGTATATCCTACAAAACGCTTGTAGTATATCTTACAAAACGCTTGACTTACGTATCCAACCCTATTAAAATCTGCGTATCTGATTGATGCTCTGATTGCGTAAAATTGCAAATAAAAATACGAACATTCGTTTGCGGATGAACTCGCAAATATTTTTATTTGTGAGTTCATTTATATTTTGTATCAAATCCATTGGGGAGGAGAAAATGAGCATTCTGAAAAAGCTCGGAACAATATTCCTGCTGTTCGCAATACCATACAGTATATTCGCCGCCAGTACCGGTAAGCTCGCCGGTACAGTTGTTGACAATGAATCTGGACAGCCGCTCCCAGGTGTAAATGTGATAATTGAAGGCACTGATCTTGGTGCGGCAACGAATGCGAAGGGTGAGTATTTTATTCTGAGAGTGCCTGTGGGCACTTATACGGTCAAAGCGCAAATTATTGGATATAAAACGGTTCGCCAGACGAATGTTCGGATCCAGGCTGATTTGACACGGACACTTGATTTTACTTTGGAAACTGAGGCGATTGCCGGGGAAGAGGTTGTAATAGAGGCAGAACGTCCCATGATTCAAAAAGATATGACCGCCAGCCGGCGCATAGTTTCCTCTGATGATATGCTCGACATGCCGGTTGAGTCCATCGAGGGGGCCGCTGGTATAGGGGCCGGAGCAGTAAACGATGGAGGAACCGTGCATTTCCGCGGTGGACGTTCCCAGGAAACTGTTTATATGGTGGACGGTGTTTCCCTCCAGGATCCGCTAACGGGAAACCCGAATGACAGTAGTATTCCGGTGCTTTCTGTGGATGAACAAACGGTGATTACCGGTGGTTTTGGTGCTGAATACGGGAACGCTCAGTCCGGTATTGTGAATGTGGTAACAAAAGAGGGATCCGATCAGTTTACCGGCCGGTTGCGTTATACCACGAGCGATTATGGCGCGTTGAATTCCAGCCTTATGTCAGGAATGACCGATCAGTATAAAAAACGGATAACCGAATTCTCGCTCGGCGGACCGATTATTCCTTCTACGCTCAACTTTTTTATTGCGGGTGAGCTGGACGACAGTAACGGACGGTTTCGGAATAATGGTTACGTCCAGAACAGCGTAAACGGAAAAATTACATTTCGTCCAACCGATAATTTAAAATTCAACCTCTCTGGTTTATATAATGTAAACGATCAAGAGGGCGGTTATAACCACGAATGGAGCCAGATCTGGACTGAAGACAAACTGCCACTATTTAGGAATAACGAACTTTTTGATGATTCCCTGGGTTGGTATGGCAACGATCAGCTGGATACTGAAGATAAAAATATGAACGGTATGTTGGATCCCGGCGAAGATCTGAACGGTAACGGCTCAATTGATTCCGAGGACATTAACCGGGATGCCAGTATAACCAGTTACGATATGTTGAAGAGGTTGCCCGTCTTTGACCAGAATTCAAACCAAATCGCCTTTAATTTCACGCATACGCTGAATGAAAAATCCTATTACGATGTGACCATCAGCCGGTACATGACAGAAAACAAGGGAAACGTACTTGAAAAGGTAAACGAGGACAGGAACTATAATGGCGTGCTGGATCCCGGTGAAGACCTGAATGGCAATGGAAAACTTGACGACGGTGAATCAGATCTGTTCCATGATAATAATCGGAATCAATTTATCGATGAATCCGAAAATAATGCCTGGGGCCAGTCAGATTGGGAATCCCAGTACAACAATTTGTTAGAATCTAATGGGGATGTGTTTACCCAAAATGGCTTGGATCCGATTACTTACCAGGAGTTTGTAAACCAGATTGGCGAAAGCCCGTCATCGGACGAGGTTTATGATTACCTGCGCGAATATGGTCTGCCGGGAAATGCTGCGACCAATAATCTTGCCAATGGTTTAAGCAAATGGTTGCCTTGGGATGCGGTCGTGAGTGCTGGAGATATCAGTAATGGATATTATTTTCCAGGGTCTAGTGGGTTTACCTATAACCGGAATAACTGGCACTACGATAAAAAAATAACGACAACCTTCCGGTTAGACTACACAAATCAGATTACAAACAACCACAAAATCGGCACCGGCCTCGAATATAAAGATTACGACCTCGTGAATTATGATGGGACAGATCGGTACGGTTACGGAGAAAATTATAACGTAACACCTGTTCAGGGTGCGTTTTATATCCAGGATAAGATGGAATTTGAAGGTATTATCGTGAATGCGGGTTTGCGGTTTGATTATTATGATCCGAAGGCAGTGGAACCGGCAGATGAAGAGGAGCCGGTCTGGAAAATTACCGACGATGATTTTGACCCGAGAACCGATTACGATAAACTTGGAGATATCAAACATCCGCAGCCGGTAGAAGCACACAGCGTGTGGAGCCCGCGACTTGGCGTTTCCCACCCGATAACGGAGCGGGATATCCTGTATTTTAATTATGGCCGGTATTTTCAGATCCCACGATTTGATTACGTTTTCCGGAATAGGAACTACAACCTGGGTGGTGGGTTTCCGATTATTGGGAATCCCTCACTGGAACCGGAAAAAACGGCTTCCTACGAAGTTGGCGTCAAGCATCAAGTATCGCGAGATATGCTCATGCAGGTAACCGGATTTTACAAAGATATTTCCGGTTTGACGGATACCCGTCCAGTGTACCACACCGTCCGCGATTGGTATTCAACCTTTATTAACCGGGATTACGGCAACGTGCGTGGAGCTGAGTTTGTGTTGTCCCGGCGTTCCGGCGGTTTATTCTCCGGCGAAATCAACTATACGTATTCCGTCGCCAAGGGGAAAAGTTCTGACTGGACCCAGGGATATCTGACCGAATGGGGGGGGGGATTGCTCCCAACAACTGAGAGTTATCTCGAATGGGATCAGACGCATACGGCAAATGCAAATATAATGATCAGGATACCCGGGGTGCAGTCCAGCAATAGTATTGTCAAACTGCTCGCCAGTGGCGAAACCCGTTCGAATATTGTTTGGTCGTACGGAAGTGGTACACGGTACACCAAGCCTGATCAGGGTCGGTTGGTTATTGAAAATACTGAGACACTACCGTGGACAATGATGACGGATCTTCGGTTAACTCATGACCTGAATACCGGCGGCCGGATTCAGCCGTCTGTTTTCCTGGTGATAAACAATCTCTTTAACAGGAAGAATATTCGTGGTCTGAGTGATACCCAATGGTATCATACGTACACCCGGACTCAGGAACAGTATGAAAATGGAGAGATTTCAGAAGAGGAATACCTGAGTGTAATGGACCAGAATGGAGACGGGGAAGCTGACCCCAATAAGGTTAATCCGGCGGGTGGCGAGTTAATGACGCCGACGGTTTATTCTGCTCCTAGAAATTATCGCCTTGGAATTTACATCAGGTTCTAAATACCTGCAATTCAGGTTGAATTATTAAGTACTATGTTCTCGCAAAGAGGAGGAAAAGTAGTGGGGAATTTTATATCCAACAAGACATGGCTTCCGTTGCTTGTTACTGTAGTGTTCCTGGGTGGTGCTACCCTGGGACTGGCGCGGGAGAAGGGCAAATCGGTGGACGAATCTGGCCTTTCGAAGCCGGCAGCTGACCGTCCCGAGCAGGCCTACTTTAACTTGACGCAGAATAACCTTTGGTCAACCGTCTCGAATTTCGGAAGTGTTGGAGATCCGAACCAGCCAACGACCGGTCGCCCGTCCATGCAGTGGCCCGGAGGGTCACAAAGCAACTACCTCTATGATGGGGGCCTGTGGGCCGGTACACGCCTCGGCGGCACAGAAGCGGTGACAACGTATTTCTATTCTCCTCATACCGAGTGGAATACAACCGTGGGCTATCCAGGTGAGTTCATCCGGGGTTTGCAGGCGCATTCGATCCAGGATAATTACGTAGTGTTTGATGATGCAAGTGATTGGCCAAACAGTAATCACATTCCACTAGGGTTACAGGTATTTCGCCGGGCATTAACTTGGAGTCTCCCGGAATACAGTGATGCGATCGTATTTGAGTATGAAATCGTGAATACTGGATTAAACGGGAACCTCGAAGACGTGTTCTTTTCCTTCTGGTATGATGTTGATGTCGCCGCGCCCAACGATGATAGTGAAGCTGCGATTGATGATCTGGTGGATTATGAGGGTTGGGATGGTAATGAAACCGATACAGACGAAGCCGATTTTGTCGACCACTGGGATCTGGACGGTGATGGTGAAACTGGTGGGTATGATGAGTACGGTGTTCCCTACAATAAGGATGAACCGCAAAACCCGAATTTCGGCACCGGTGATGGTGAACCTGATGGGTTCTTCGACGAATGGGGAATACTCTGGGATGAAGAAGGCCCAGTCATCCATTGGCAGGCGGACGCCACCACGGATGCCTATACGGCAGTAGCGGGAGATCCGGCTGTCATCAATGGAGATACGTTGACTGGTTATCTGTATCCCCGCAATTTTTCATATATCTATGATGGCGATCACCCGGCGACTTCCGGTAATGACTTTGGGGAACGCGATCTAAATATGCCCATCGACGGGTTTTTCGGCGGGCAATTAATTTATACGCCAGCTGGACCATACAATACGACAGTTGAAGATACGTTTATGCGGGCTTACTCCCACCAGTGGTGGAACTGGGAAAGCGACCCGATTGACTATGACAAGGATAAATGGGATTACATCCAGGGGCGTCATGAATCTAGCCTGGGATATAAGTTCTTGCCCAACCCGTTAATGTTGGGTTTCCCGCAGTTTGATTATCGGTTTCTGTTATCAACGGGGCCGTTTGACATCGCTGACGGCGATACGGTAAAAATCGTCTATGCTACGATTATCGGATCGGGGCTGAAGGGGGTCCGAACCACAGCGGATAGAATGGTTGAGGCGTATTATAGAGGAAGTATTAAGGGCAACCCGTATAATCCGACAGCATTTGATGAGGAGCCACATTGGGTGCTGCCAATCCCGCCGAATATTCCCAATCTTTCGTATAGCCCGGTCGATGGTGGAATTAAATTGGCCTGGGATAAAGCGGCGGAAGAATCCTTTGACCCACGGGTTGGGGCTGTGGATTTTGAAGGGTACAAGATCTACCGATCCCCGTATGAACCAGGCAGCTGGAGTTTGATCGCCGCGTTTGATAACGTAAATGAGGCGGTAAGTGTTGTGAATACAACAGGGGATACGGTTACAGATGTTCCTGTAGATTTGCCTGACATTGTAAATTCCTATATCGATACAGGGGGCGTGAACATGTGGGGTGATACAATTGACGCTCCCCTGAACGGCATTCCATATTATTACGCAGTGGCTGCCTATGACTCGGATAAGCCGGAACTAGGGGTAGCTTCTTCTCAATCACCGCTGAGTAACTATAAAACATCGGCATCAAATGCACCGATTCCGGTATATCCTGGCAAGCTGTATGAAGCTGGGGAGACAGCCAAGTCGTTGGGTTCTATAAAGGTGGTTCCCAACCCATACCGGGGAGCAGCCTTATGGGAGGAACGGTATGAGGACCGGATCCGTTTCTCAAATCTGCCACCGGTGTGCCGGATCCAGATTTTTTCACTGGTCGGGGATTTAGTCTATACCATCCAGCATGATGACGGGACAGACTTTGCCTATTGGGATTTGGTATCCCGGAATAACCAGAGTGTTGTTAGTGGCGTGTATGTGTACGCAGTTGAAACCGAAAACGACAAGCATGTTGGAAAATTCGTTGTCATGCGATAGGGCAGTGGAAAAACGATTATATCCATGAAAATGTTTGAGTTTGCAAAAACGATTTGGGAGATGCTACTAATGTTTAAAAAACGAATGCTCTCGTTTATAGCCATTGTCACCGGAGTAGTCACCTTTATTTTGATGACTGCCCCTATATCTAACGGACAAGATTTTGCCAAAGTCGGGACGTCCGGCGCCCATTTTCTTGATATCGGAATGGGGGCACGCGGTGTGGCCATGGGAGATGCCTATACAGCTGTTGGCGCGACTGATGCCTCAGCCACATTTTGGAATCCGTCGGCTCTGGCCTTTGGTGAGGGGATGAGTTTTGTCGGGACCTATGTTCAGTATATTGCCGATATTTCGTATGGAGCGGGAGCGGTTTCCTTTCCAGTGCATAATGTAGGAACCTTTGGATTGAGTTTTTCCTACCTGAATACCGGGGAGATGGAAGAAACCACCGTGTATCAACCGGAAGGTACCGGGGAAATGTTCTCCGCATCGGATGTCATGTTAGGAGTTACGTATTCCCGCGCACTTACTGATAAATTTACTTTCGGAGGGAATTTTAAATATATCCAGGAAACGCTTGCGGATTTAAAAGCCTCTGCCGTGGCATTTGACTTAAGTACGCTGTACTACACGGGTTTCCGCTCCCTGCGGCTCGGAATGCTCGTTCGGAATTTCGGACCGGATTTGGAGTTTGACGGCGATTATATTGACTATAATAACGGAACGCCACTTCCAGAAAAAGAGGGATATTCACCGTTTCATATGCCCCTGACGTTTAAAGTGGGGTTAGCTTATGATATCTTCCAGGCGAATCCGACGCATCAAATTACCCTGTCTGCAGATGCCGTCCACCCGAATGACAGTTATGAACGAATTAATCTTGGCGGCGAGTATAATTTTTTAAATACACTGGCAATTCGTGGAGGGTATATTACCAATCATGATACGGCAGGATTGACGCTGGGCCTTGGCGTAAATATAGCCAACTTCCAGGTTGATTATTCGTATTCTGATTTCGGCGTCTTAGACAACGTCAATCAGTTTACCATTGGTATGACTTACTAAATTGAGCAGCGTGCAATTACTGTATTATATGGAGGATATTGACTTTATGGGCCACGTTATGAATAAAACCAGAACTTATTTTACGTTTGCAGCAGCACTTGTGTTTTCGCTGACAATGTTGACTGCAAATAATTTATTCGGTCAAAATGCGCCAGAGCTCACGCAGGCAAGCTATTCTGCCGAATCACATTCGATCACCTTAACCTTTGGCTCCCAGGTCTATGCAGAACATTCTCTACTGGGCCTTATAGAGATTGATGACGACTTTGGTGGGCAGACACCCAATATCCATCTGGATACCGCGCAGGTGGTTACAGAAGGCGTCACCAATCAGGTGGTGATTGACCTGGTGTCCGGTGGAAGTGTTGCACTGCTAAAAGATTTTGAATCTCTGGATACCGGTAATCTGCAGATTATTGCAGAAAGCGGGGCCTTCCTTGCAGCTGACAGTATTACCTATTCTGATCCAGTATCCCTTGTTGACTCGGTGATGGTGAGTTATGCCGAATATTCAGGACGTACTTCCTTGGAAAGTGCTGCCTACGATGCGTATCTGAATCAGGTGGATTTGGTCTTTAATCGACCTGTATTAGTCTCAATGGTGGGCGAGCTGTCTTTGACCATCGGAGATGGGGCCGGTAGTGTACCGTTTCAGGGGTCTGTGGATATTTTTCAGACAAGCGACAATGATACAATTCAGATGGACCTGAATTCCCGACTGGCCCAGGCAGTTGAGCAACTGGACCTGAACTCCCTGGTCATTAACGGACCCAAGTGGGCATTTGTCGATACCTTTTACCGGGCTGTTCCTGCAATTGAAGGGGTCGGTGTCGCTGCGACGCCGGATACCGCAGCGTCCTTTAACCTGAACGCGGCTAGGTACAATAATCAGAAAAATACGCTGGCGATGGACTTTAACAGAACGGTACAGTTTGGTACCGTTATCGGAAACAGAGTGACATTTAATGCCGGTGGTGATTCGTATCTCCTGAAAGGCAACAAGTCAGAGCAATATAGAGATTCCACTGCCACGATTACCTTGATTCGAGAGGACCAGAGAAACGTGGAAAACCTGTTACGGGGAGCGGCCGGTTTTACGGTTGCCGTTGAAGCCTTCACTATTCAGGATCAGGAAGACAACGGGAATAACGCTTCCGAAGTCCCGGGTACCTTCGTGGATACACTAAATGCCGGGACACCGACCGTCACAGACACAGTGCGCTATGATGCGGAAACCAATACACTTAAAGTGAATTTTACGCAGCGCATGAATACAAATATCATTTATGAAGGATTTCATATTGTCAATTCAGCTGCTAATGACACTCTGACACTAAATGAGCCGGTGGAGGTGAACCGGGAAAATGCTCTGCAGACACTTGCAATAACGCTGGGCGACCGTGATGCATTTACCTTGGAATCAAATAGCAGTGCGGATAAATCCGGCAGTTTACATTTGGTTGTAGATGAATTTAGCGCATTTGATTTGGTGGATGGGAATGGCAATCTTCAGGTTGATGTTGATGACACCTTGCCGCTGATTTACACTGCTGATGCAACTGCACCGAATCTCGTCGAATTTTTCTACGATATGCGGAATGGTGTTGCTAGTTTTATGTTTGACAAGGAAACCGCTCTGGCGTCGGAACTGAGCTCGGGTGATGTGGAAGTTGGAGGCGTATCTGTTACGGGAATTGACAGCGTAGCGAATCCTGAACCGCATAGTGTTGCGTTATATGTGGATAGTGAAACAGAAGAAAGTCTGAGCCTCGCGAATCTGCCTGTGGCGAATCAGGTGGATTTATCCGTGAGTTACGGTAACGGGATTTTTGCCAATCTGGATGGAGTGGCGGCACAGAGCCAAACCGACGTGACCTCAGGGTTACTGAATGCTGCCGGCGAAGAAATTGCAGTCGGATACGGTCGGGAATTCTGGGTACGCAGTTTTGAGGCATTTGCACCGGCGCCCTCGCTATATCCGGCCTCGATTCGGGGAGTTGGAGACAAGTTAAGGGTCTATGTGAGCAATGCCCAGTGGCTGGAAGGGAATGTCACCCAACAGGATGTGGATACGCTGATAGCCAGGTTTGAGAGTGAAGCAGACAGTGGTATCTATAATTTTGTAACAACTACATATGGGTTGGAACCGAAGGATACCGATGGAGATCCGTTTATTAATGTATTGTTCTCCGACATCCTGGATGAATACGATCTGGGGCGGAACGATACCAACTCCGACTTATATGTCCACGGATTTTATACCGGCCAGGATACCCTAATGGTCCAGGAATATCAGTATTCCAATGAATCCGATCTCATTTATCTTGACTGTAATCCACAGACGATGACCGACGGTGAATTCGGCACCGGGCTTAATGCGATTACTAATGAATTCGTTAAAATGGTGCTTATTCAAAATCGGCCGGACCAGGAGCGGTGGATCCGTGAAGGCCTGGCAACGATGGCGGAATTTGGCATACTGGATGGTGAATATTCGTTATACGGCGGAGCAATCAATACCCCGTCGCAAAACCAGTTAACATACATTGAGGGATCACTGAAAACCCGGTCAGATGAAATCAATGCGTTTGCATTCCATCTGTACCTGTATGAGAAATATGGCGGCTTCGATCTCCTCGGAGAAATTGCTCAGAGTGATTCTGTCGGTATCAAGGCCGTTAGTGATGCGCTGAATACGTTTGGCGTTACCAAGACAATTGAACAGGTGTATGGCGATTACAGCGTAGCGTGCTTCCTTGATTTACCCCATGAGAATGATGTGTATAATGGTTTGTACTCAATCGAAAATTTGGCGTTAGACAATGCCCCGGTTAACAAAAATGCCACTCCATTAAACTGGAGCGAATCGAGTCCCGGGCCGTATTCACAGTCAGGGATTCAGCCGTGGTCGTTTAATTTTTATGCTAATATCGCCTATTCCCTTGATTTGCAGGGGAATCCTGTCCCCAAATCTCCGTTATTGGATGCCGACGGTCAATTCCAGTTTAACGGCCGGGATGACAGTCAATTTTCTTTGAATAAGGTCATGTTACGGAGCACGTATCTGGAACAGATGGATCCGGATTTCGCCGTAACACCGGTTGACAATTCCACGGAAGATGGTGTTGGAACCGTACCGGTCAGTGAAGAGGGATATGTGTTTGACAATGGGACTGCTGATGAACCGGTGACTGCGGATGAAAGCGCCGGACTGGCATTTTTAATTGTCGGAAAGACCGACGATGCTCCGGCGGCAAGCACCTATGATTTTGTGATTTCAAATTCCACATCGCCGCCGTCCTATGCAGACTTTCTGGCCACGCAAATTCCCACAAACAACCGGTATCTGAACCTCTATGTCATTTCCGAACACCGGATTTATGACGGTTTTGGTGTTGAGGGGCCCCGGGTGGAAATCTGGAGTGATGCCGATACGCTGGCCGGCGAAGTCCGGAACATTCAGACTATCGTGATGGATAAACTTTTCAGTCAGGGCCAGACTTCTGTTGTGTATCAGGGAGCGTACGAATTTACCTACGATGCGGAATACACCTACGATTTCCGGTTTTTTGGGCAGGATTTGTCCGGCAACTCTGCCGGAGGCGAGTCACTGGAAATCACCGCAATGAAATACGACGGACAACGTGCGGTGTCTATCAGCATTCCTGACGAAAATGGAACGATGAACCTGGCAGGTGAATCAGCGGAAGAGACATTCTTGACAGCCACGACTTTAAAGACAGATGTCTCTTTTGCCCCAGCGAAATTCGTGCAACCCAATGCCGGCGAAGCGGATAAACAGGTCAAAACCGTTTCTGACCCGTTTTTCTTTGGGCCGGTGAACCTTGAATTGCACAAACCAGCGGAAGTCTCCTTGGCCTACGATACAAATATAGAAGACCCCGGAAAGATCGGTGTGTATTATCTGCACAAAGGAGCGTGGGAATATATCGGTGGCGAAATTGATCCCGCGACGAATACAATAAGGACCAAAACAAAAAATCTCGGGTATTTTGTCCTGAAATCCGGAGCCCATCCGGACACACCAGAAGAATTACAAATTCCGGCAAAATTTGCCCTGTACCAGAACTATCCGAATCCGTTTAACCCGATCACCCAGATTAAGTATGGACTTGCGGAAGAGACCGTAGTCAACATATCTGTGTATAACTTGTTGGGGCAGCGGATTGCGACCCTGGTAAATAAATCACAGGCGGCTGGATATCATAGGATATCCTGGGATGCCACGAACGATTTTGGCCGGAAGGTGAGTTCGGGGGTGTATTTTATCAGGATTCGAACTCCTGAATTTACGGCGCACAAAAAAATGGTGTATTTACGATAAATATATTTTAGGAAT
Protein-coding sequences here:
- a CDS encoding T9SS type A sorting domain-containing protein; translated protein: MNKTRTYFTFAAALVFSLTMLTANNLFGQNAPELTQASYSAESHSITLTFGSQVYAEHSLLGLIEIDDDFGGQTPNIHLDTAQVVTEGVTNQVVIDLVSGGSVALLKDFESLDTGNLQIIAESGAFLAADSITYSDPVSLVDSVMVSYAEYSGRTSLESAAYDAYLNQVDLVFNRPVLVSMVGELSLTIGDGAGSVPFQGSVDIFQTSDNDTIQMDLNSRLAQAVEQLDLNSLVINGPKWAFVDTFYRAVPAIEGVGVAATPDTAASFNLNAARYNNQKNTLAMDFNRTVQFGTVIGNRVTFNAGGDSYLLKGNKSEQYRDSTATITLIREDQRNVENLLRGAAGFTVAVEAFTIQDQEDNGNNASEVPGTFVDTLNAGTPTVTDTVRYDAETNTLKVNFTQRMNTNIIYEGFHIVNSAANDTLTLNEPVEVNRENALQTLAITLGDRDAFTLESNSSADKSGSLHLVVDEFSAFDLVDGNGNLQVDVDDTLPLIYTADATAPNLVEFFYDMRNGVASFMFDKETALASELSSGDVEVGGVSVTGIDSVANPEPHSVALYVDSETEESLSLANLPVANQVDLSVSYGNGIFANLDGVAAQSQTDVTSGLLNAAGEEIAVGYGREFWVRSFEAFAPAPSLYPASIRGVGDKLRVYVSNAQWLEGNVTQQDVDTLIARFESEADSGIYNFVTTTYGLEPKDTDGDPFINVLFSDILDEYDLGRNDTNSDLYVHGFYTGQDTLMVQEYQYSNESDLIYLDCNPQTMTDGEFGTGLNAITNEFVKMVLIQNRPDQERWIREGLATMAEFGILDGEYSLYGGAINTPSQNQLTYIEGSLKTRSDEINAFAFHLYLYEKYGGFDLLGEIAQSDSVGIKAVSDALNTFGVTKTIEQVYGDYSVACFLDLPHENDVYNGLYSIENLALDNAPVNKNATPLNWSESSPGPYSQSGIQPWSFNFYANIAYSLDLQGNPVPKSPLLDADGQFQFNGRDDSQFSLNKVMLRSTYLEQMDPDFAVTPVDNSTEDGVGTVPVSEEGYVFDNGTADEPVTADESAGLAFLIVGKTDDAPAASTYDFVISNSTSPPSYADFLATQIPTNNRYLNLYVISEHRIYDGFGVEGPRVEIWSDADTLAGEVRNIQTIVMDKLFSQGQTSVVYQGAYEFTYDAEYTYDFRFFGQDLSGNSAGGESLEITAMKYDGQRAVSISIPDENGTMNLAGESAEETFLTATTLKTDVSFAPAKFVQPNAGEADKQVKTVSDPFFFGPVNLELHKPAEVSLAYDTNIEDPGKIGVYYLHKGAWEYIGGEIDPATNTIRTKTKNLGYFVLKSGAHPDTPEELQIPAKFALYQNYPNPFNPITQIKYGLAEETVVNISVYNLLGQRIATLVNKSQAAGYHRISWDATNDFGRKVSSGVYFIRIRTPEFTAHKKMVYLR